In Granulicella mallensis MP5ACTX8, the sequence GGGGGCGCCAGACCAATGGGTAGGGCTGTGGCTGGCAGCGTTCGCTCCAGTGGCATCGTGCAGAATGTGGGGGGCCTTCGCCGATCCACCCCAGCAAGCGCAAAGTGCGCGCTCGCCGGGGACCCCGGTATGGCTCAGGATGACGACGAAAAACAAACAACGACGAAGAACAGGCAACGGCATCCGTAGCTTATGGACAGACTCTTGGGAAGGCCTTTCAGGCGGCGCGTAAGACAGCCTTGGCATCGTATGAGCAGGTTTGCCGGGAGGATTTGGATATGGCTACTTCTGCTGAAACGAAGGAACAACTCGGAGGAAAGACAATGCAAGGAGATCGAGGGGACGCCAAGGCACAGCCCTCAGGGCCTCGTGGAGACAATCCTGCTACCGCCGGGCAGGGAGAGACTCAAGTGAAGTCGAAGACCTCTGAAAATGCCGAGGAGAAGATCAATCCCTCCGCTCCGGGAGAGACGGGAACGACTCCGGGGACGAACGGGAAGGCAATCTCACATTAGAGGGGATGCGGGAACGATAGGCGTGAAGGCCTCCTTGCTTTCAGCATCCGACATCGCTCCCTCCTTCACCTCTCACCCTCCTAAGTAATTGAGTTCGGATAGCACGTTAGAGTTTGTTCTCGCTGAAATAGCGATATTCCATGACCCGCGCAGCGGAATAGGCAGCTTCTCGGCCATAGGTCGCCTCAATCTCCGCGAGCGTTTTATCCAACACCAACACGGAGGGTCCGGCGTTCAAGGACGGCAGGACACGATCAGGTCTTGGATCGCGTCCCACGATGTTCTCCGGTATTACGAGCAATCCGTGAAGGGTCAAAACCGGTTCTGTTTTTTCTGCCATCGCTACAGCATGGGCGCGATGGGAGTGGGTGTAAGCCTCAGCCGTCAATGCCAGAGCCACTTCGTCGATGCCAGGAGCGACAGGGATGCCGATGAGTTCTCCTGCATCGTGATTGTCACGCATAGAGCCCGCTTTTGCTTTCTCTCCTGAACGCCACTGAAACGAATCGCTGTTATGCCTGGAACTCCATTGAGCGACTCCGACTTCCCTGGCGACAGCCGCAGCCCGTTCGTGTCCGGCAATCGCCTCGACAAGTGCGAGGGAGATCATGATCGACGCACTAATACCGGAGCTGGAAACGATCTTTCCATCTGCTACATACCGGATGTTCTTCTCCCAGCGCACGTCCGGGTAGTTGGCGAGCCTCAGGCTCTCAGTGCCCCAATGCGCTGTGGCACGATGCCCATTCATCAAACCGGTATTTGCCACGACAATTGCCCCATTGCAGATGCTGACGATCGTACTTCCCTTCGCAGCCTGGGCTTTGATCCATGCAAGGAGAGAAGGATCCGTCTCGTTCATCATGGCAGGGACGATTACGTAGTCAGCTCCCTCGCGATAGCCCGCATCGAACTGTGCTGTTGTCTGCTGCATCTCCAGCCGAAGCGCCGGGCGCATAGGAACCGTGCCGGGCAGGAGTGAAACCGCTATGACTTTTGCAGACTTCGAGCGGGACAGAATCCCAAAAGGAACAACAAAGTCGGAGAGCTCCGTTCCACTGTTGTCCGCCAGGACAGCTACTACCGGTTGAGCCCGGCCAAATCTTCTCTGATAAGGATTAATCATTTCGTCGTGTCTCTCCAGGGCCCCATCAAGGCCTGAGGTGCGTATGGCCGCTGCGAAAAGGTCAGGGCGAGGCGTCAAGGCGACGGCAGACGCTGCAGTTGCCAGGCTCAGCATTGCCTTTCTACGAGTGAGAATCATTTTGTCTCCAATGGGTTGAGAGTTGAGAACCCTTCATGATTCTGAGTGGGGTTGGACATGGCGTAAAGGACGTAATACCCTCGTTTCACGCCATGCCTCATCGACTTACATTTTTCGTCTATCCCGGCTTTCAACTCCTCGATCTCTCCGGACCGCTCAGCGCCTTCCAGATGGCAGCAGACAGTTCCAGGAAAGGCCGTTATCAAATCGAAGTGGTTTCGACAAAGGGAGGTGCTGTCAGCAGTGCAGGAGGGCTCACGATATCGACGAAGCGGTTGTCTCCTGGACCGATCGATACCTTGATCGTCGTGGGTGGGCGTGGGGCATGGGCGATCGCAGATTTCGAGAAGACAGTGAAGGCCATTCAACGTCTGGCTGGCCGCTCTACTCGCATTGCAAGTGTCTGTACCGGCGCGTTTTTGCTCGCGTGTGCGGGGCTTCTCGATGGCCGGCGGGCGACCACTCACTGGAGATACGCCCGGAGACTTCAACGCGACTATCCGCGGGTCAAGGTAGATATGGACAAGATCTTCATCAAGGATGGAGCGATCTGGACGTCCGCAGGTATCACGGCAGGCATTGATCTGGCCCTCGCGATGATAGAGGAAGACATGGGAATCGATGTCGCGCGTGGCTTAGCGCAGGAGCTGGTCGTCTATCTTCGGCGCCCCGGAGGCCAATCGCAATTTTCAGCGATGCTCGATCTGGAACCTGAGTCGGATCGGATTAAACGCACGCTACTGTACATCCAAAAGAACCTTGCGGCTCCTCTGGATCTTGAAACGCTGGCCGAGGTAGCACGTATCAGCACGCGTCATTTCGGACGGTCCTTTCGGACCGAGACCGGAGAGACTCCCGCCAAAGCAGTTGAGCGGTTACGCATTGAAGCGGCACGTCCACGCGTGGAAGAGGGCGCGGAATCAATAGAGCTGATCGCTTCATCGGTTGGATTTTCTGATCCCGAAAGAATGCGCCGTGCCTTTATCCGCCACTATGGACATCCTCCACAAGCACTACGACGCGTGAAGAAGCTATAGAAGCACGGGCGGTTTGCCAAACCAGTTAGAACAGTGCAGCCAGGCGATCAACGTTTTATCAACCCCAGGATAGCGAGATGAAGCGATGAAAGACAGTTCCCTGACATTACGCGATTGCGACGACTTACACGACCCTACGGCTCAGGGATATTCGCACTTAGCCATTGTGGCGAAAGGGGCAAGCGTCGTTTA encodes:
- a CDS encoding DJ-1/PfpI family protein; protein product: MINPYQRRFGRAQPVVAVLADNSGTELSDFVVPFGILSRSKSAKVIAVSLLPGTVPMRPALRLEMQQTTAQFDAGYREGADYVIVPAMMNETDPSLLAWIKAQAAKGSTIVSICNGAIVVANTGLMNGHRATAHWGTESLRLANYPDVRWEKNIRYVADGKIVSSSGISASIMISLALVEAIAGHERAAAVAREVGVAQWSSRHNSDSFQWRSGEKAKAGSMRDNHDAGELIGIPVAPGIDEVALALTAEAYTHSHRAHAVAMAEKTEPVLTLHGLLVIPENIVGRDPRPDRVLPSLNAGPSVLVLDKTLAEIEATYGREAAYSAARVMEYRYFSENKL
- a CDS encoding GlxA family transcriptional regulator, which produces MILSGVGHGVKDVIPSFHAMPHRLTFFVYPGFQLLDLSGPLSAFQMAADSSRKGRYQIEVVSTKGGAVSSAGGLTISTKRLSPGPIDTLIVVGGRGAWAIADFEKTVKAIQRLAGRSTRIASVCTGAFLLACAGLLDGRRATTHWRYARRLQRDYPRVKVDMDKIFIKDGAIWTSAGITAGIDLALAMIEEDMGIDVARGLAQELVVYLRRPGGQSQFSAMLDLEPESDRIKRTLLYIQKNLAAPLDLETLAEVARISTRHFGRSFRTETGETPAKAVERLRIEAARPRVEEGAESIELIASSVGFSDPERMRRAFIRHYGHPPQALRRVKKL